AACTGCCCGGCAATCCCGGAACAGCTCCTGGAGAGCGAGCTCTTCGGCCACCTCAAGGGCGCCTTCACCGGCGCCGTCCGTGAGCGCAAGGGGCTGATCCTGGAAGCACAGGGAGGGACCTTGCTCCTGGATGAAATCGGCGACATCTCTCCGGCCACCCAAACCAAACTCCTGCGCTGCCTCCAGGAAAGAGAACTACGGCCGCTCGGTGGCGAGCAGACCGTACGTTTCGATACGCGCATCCTGGCCTCCACCAACCAGAACCTGGAAGCCAAGCTCGTCGACGGCAGCTTTCGCGAGGACCTGTTTCACCGTCTCAACGTGCTCAGCATTTTCGTATCCCCCCTGCGCGACCGGCGAGAGGACATACCGATTCTGGCGCAAACCCTGCTGTCCGCCGCCTGTCGCGAGATCGGCCTGCCGGTCAAGGAAATCGCTCCCGAAGTGCTCGGATACCTGGCCACCCGCCAATGGCCGGGCAATGTGCGCGAGATGCAGAACATCATGCGCAGGCTGGCCGTGTTCACCGAGGGCGAGACCGTGACCATGCGCGCTGTGCGTCAGATCGAGGCTGGCAATGGACTCGACGGCGAGGATCAAGGCCGGATCGCGCCCTACAAGGAAGCCAAGGAAAGCGTGCTGCGCCACTTCACGGCCGTCTACCTGCGCCAAATTTTGGCTTCTACGCGCGGCAACGTCTCGGCCGCGGCTCGCGAGAGCGGCCTGTCGCGCTTTGCCCTGCAGGAGCTCATCAAGAAGGCCGGCATCCGGCCGTCCCAGTACCGCTAGGCCCCTCACCGGAGGAAGCGTCTCCCTTCATGGATTCGCATCCGCAGGAACGCGCTGGCTGGATGATCTCTGTATCTCGATAATTAAGAGAATGGGATTTGGTGTGGTTTGCAGGCATCCCTGTGTTGTCCGGGCATGGTCTGCTAAGGCAGATTGCTTTTAAGACGCCCGCTCCGGCGTTGACGGCGCAAGTGAATTGCGCCTACGCCTACGCGGCGGCAAGCCATGCCGACGCATGGCTTGCAGAGCATTTTCAAAAGCAAAATGCTCTAATAGCTATGGTATCAATAGCTAAAACTGGAAGGCGCGTCCGAGAAGACGCGTCTTCCATAGACATGGTCAGGGGACAGCGAGACTGCCCTACTGCTAATTGGGACCCATGGGGGTATGCTCGAAGGTGCTTCGGGAATTGATGTCGGCGTTGCCCGTGAGTTCCACGTCGGTGTAATAGATGGCTCCGGCATGGATGTCGTTCTGCTCCACCACGGATGCGTATTTCCGAAATTCGGGGATGCTGTCACGCAAGACAGGGGCCGCATAGATGACAAGAAACCACAGCAGGGCCGACAACCCCAGGAAAGAGGACCAGCGGGCCATTCGTCCAGTCATGAGCATGTTTGTTCACCTTATTCAGGCGGGGGCCAATTGGCCCCCGCCTGGTTGGTAGCGCTTAGATCTTAGCCGTGATGTCGGGGAAGACCACGTAGAACATGACGTAGGCCATGATGAGTGTCAAAACCAGGTTGAAGCTCTGGCCGCACACATACAGGATTACTGGCTTGCCGCCCTTGAAGTAGTGGGACAGCTCGCGGAAGTTCGTGGCCAGGCCGATTGACACGAAGGCCAGGCAGAAGAACCAGCCTTGGAAATGGCTGGAGAAGCCGCGCAGAACGCCGTGGTCGATGATCGAGAAGGCCGTGTCGGTACCAAGGCTGCCGTAGATGGTCGAGAAGGTGACGGAGGCAGCCAGGAAGCCGAGCACGAACTTGGGGAAGCGGTGCCAGATCTCCCACGCGCTGACCTTCTGGCCGGGCACGCAGTCAACCTTGTAGCACCAGTAGACGGCCACGCCGAAGGCGGTCACGCCGATAAGCACGTTCTGGATCATCTTGATGGTCGCGGCCACGTACAGGGCTTCCTGGGACAGGAAGGCGCCGGCGGCGGCAACCGCGCCAGTGGCGTCGATGGTGCCGCCCATCCAGGCGCCGCCCAGGATGAAGGGCATGCCCGTGGCCTTGATGACGGCCGGCAGGGCCACCATCATGATGGCCGTGAACACGAGCGACAGGCCGATGGACAGGGTCAGCTCTTCCTTCTTGGCGCGGCAGGCCGCGGCCGTGGCGATGGCGGCCGAGGTGCCGCACACGCTCATGTCGGCCGAAATGACCATGTTGAGCGTCTTGGAGGGCATCTTAAGCACCTTCTGGCCGAAGATGTAGGTGCCGATGAGCACGATGGGCGTTACGACCCAGGCCACGAAGAGACCGGGAATGCCGATGGCCACGATCTTGTTGAAGAGCACGCCGGCGCCCAGCAGGACCAGGCCGGCCTTGATGTAGAATTCGGTTTCCAGCGCGGGCTTGACCCAGTTAGGCGTTCCCACGGTGTTGGAAATGAGCATGCCGATGGCGATGGCCCACACAGCGTATTCCACGCCGTACTGCTTCATGGTCGACTGGTTGGCCAGGAGATAGGACAGTGCGGCGATCGCGAACACAAACACGAAGCCCTTGAGGAATCCAGCGGCGTCCTTGCCCATGAACTTGATGCCCAGGGTGAAGATCAGGCCGATGAAGACCATGAGCAACGGAAGAGTGTAGAGCACGTTGTAGGACTTTACACTGGCTTTGGACTTGGCCGAGGACTCCTTGGCCTTGGCCTTACGCCAGGCGCTGATCTTTGCCTTGGCGTCCTGGTTCAGGCTCTCGTCCTGGAAGTTGGTGGCTACGGCAGCCTGCTGAGCCATCTGGGCATCAGCCTTGGCGGCAACGGTGGCCGCCTTGGCCTGCTCGTAAGCCGGCTTGGCCTTGGCGCTCTTGGCATCAGCCGCTTCCTGGCTCAGGAACAGGCCGTCCAGGGGGTTGCTGCTCCAGCCCTTGGGTTTGGCTGTGTACTTGGAGATGGTCTTGGCAATGGGCTCATTCGTGCCCTTGAGGCCGCCCTTGATATCCTGGGCCGCGTAGTACTCCAGGGTCTTGAATGGCGCGCGAGCAGCCTCGGCCTCCATGACCGCATTGGCCTGGGCGATCTTCTCGTTCAAGCCTTCGGGCTTGTTGTTCAAAAAGATAAGGCATCCCAATGCCAAGAGGCCGAAGGCGATCCAGATCGCCCAATAGTCCTCTTTCTTCCACAGATCGGACCAGCTGGAAGTAGCCTTGTCGATGACGACATCATCATTGGGGGGGGCAACAGTGCGTGAGTCAGCCATAGGAAATCATCCTCCCTGAAACTAAAAGAATTTGCGGTTATCCGCTTGGATTTGATCCATAATCAGCAATGATCATGCCGTGTATGGACCAAATCTAATGTTTTATATTTTAGTCACTTGCTCGGAGGGGGGCATTCAGGATGACCACCTGGGCTTCCAGAAATGACAACCCAGGTTTACACAAAGAAAGGATAAAAATAGAGGGCTAGCGGAATTCGTCCGGGTCAATATCCATGCGGCTGAATATCTTCTGCAACGCGGTACGGCTCAGACCGCTGATGCGAGCCGTCTCGGAAACGTTTCCGCCGGTGGTGGCGAGCACTTCCCGGACGTAAGTGCGAGTGAAGTCGCCGAGGATGGCATCCTTGGCATCTTTATAGGGGGAAATGCCCTGCAAACTCTGGTTGCCGCACAAAGTGAATTCGGCCCGGTCATCCACGATGGCGTCCTCGGCGGCGCGCATGCACTCCACGGTGAGCGTGTCCCCGGCGTTGTAGACCGTTGCGCGACGGATGAAGTTCTGCAGCTCGCGAACGTTGCCCGGCCAGGAACGTGTGCTGAGCCAAGCCAAGGCCTCGGGGACGATATCCTTTGGCGCGCTGCCCATCTCCTCGCAAGCCTGGT
This sequence is a window from Desulfocurvibacter africanus subsp. africanus DSM 2603. Protein-coding genes within it:
- a CDS encoding sigma-54-dependent transcriptional regulator; amino-acid sequence: MLDGVIVLLDRDREFARHAASLLGRKRPNAPVKIAANAREALEYVRDEDVWVLVADERLAEVGHDILAQALAVAPDLAVILLTDEASLEKAVQALRAGAYDFLARPVADGPLLNTVGNALERGRLLEENRRLKRKLSGGHGEQTLVGESPAMRRLRSAVAAVADADYGVLIRGESGAGKELVARAIHGQSRRKSGPFVAINCPAIPEQLLESELFGHLKGAFTGAVRERKGLILEAQGGTLLLDEIGDISPATQTKLLRCLQERELRPLGGEQTVRFDTRILASTNQNLEAKLVDGSFREDLFHRLNVLSIFVSPLRDRREDIPILAQTLLSAACREIGLPVKEIAPEVLGYLATRQWPGNVREMQNIMRRLAVFTEGETVTMRAVRQIEAGNGLDGEDQGRIAPYKEAKESVLRHFTAVYLRQILASTRGNVSAAARESGLSRFALQELIKKAGIRPSQYR
- a CDS encoding YeiH family protein — its product is MADSRTVAPPNDDVVIDKATSSWSDLWKKEDYWAIWIAFGLLALGCLIFLNNKPEGLNEKIAQANAVMEAEAARAPFKTLEYYAAQDIKGGLKGTNEPIAKTISKYTAKPKGWSSNPLDGLFLSQEAADAKSAKAKPAYEQAKAATVAAKADAQMAQQAAVATNFQDESLNQDAKAKISAWRKAKAKESSAKSKASVKSYNVLYTLPLLMVFIGLIFTLGIKFMGKDAAGFLKGFVFVFAIAALSYLLANQSTMKQYGVEYAVWAIAIGMLISNTVGTPNWVKPALETEFYIKAGLVLLGAGVLFNKIVAIGIPGLFVAWVVTPIVLIGTYIFGQKVLKMPSKTLNMVISADMSVCGTSAAIATAAACRAKKEELTLSIGLSLVFTAIMMVALPAVIKATGMPFILGGAWMGGTIDATGAVAAAGAFLSQEALYVAATIKMIQNVLIGVTAFGVAVYWCYKVDCVPGQKVSAWEIWHRFPKFVLGFLAASVTFSTIYGSLGTDTAFSIIDHGVLRGFSSHFQGWFFCLAFVSIGLATNFRELSHYFKGGKPVILYVCGQSFNLVLTLIMAYVMFYVVFPDITAKI